The DNA region TCCTTCGCTGATCATGGATCCCCACTCCGCTTCCGGTACCTGCACCCCGAGTCCGAGAAATGACAGCCCGGCGAGCCCCATCATCATACCGCTTACATGGAGCGTCGCGGTCACGATAAGCGGTCCCGCGATATTCGGCAGAATGTGGAGAAATATGATCTCCCTGTCACTGCACCCGCCAAGGCGGGCGGCATGGATAAATGTTTCTTCTTTAATAGCAATAGTCGAACTCCGTGCCAGCCGGGCATATTGCGTCCACGCCGTCAGCACGAGGGCGAACATGGCATTCAAAAGACTGCCGCCTAAAATGCCCGCTACGGCAATTGCCAGAAGGATATCGGGAAACGCAAGAAATACATCGGTCACCCGCATAAGACAGGCGTCCGTTTTCCCGCCGAAATAGCCGCCCATAAGACCTACGAAGCTTCCCAATGTCCCTGCGCAGGCAATAATGGCAAATGCGGCAAAGATGGAACTGCGGCTGCCCACCATCACGCGGGAAAGCACATCGCGCCCATGATTGTCAGTACCGAATAAATGATTCATATCCGGCGCGGCAAGGATATTGTCGGAATGGGTCAGATAGGGATCATTAGGTGCCAGGTACGGCGAAATCAAACTGAAAAGAATGATAAACAGGATAATGCCGAGAAGACACCACATACTTTTGGAAATCCGTTTTGCAAAAAGATCCATAGGTCCTCCTATATATCTTTAATTTTCGGATTAAAAACAGTATAAGAAATATCGGTGAGCAGATTGACCACCATGAAAGCAGATGCCATCCATACGATGACCGCCTGTACCACAGGATAGTCTCGCTGGCTGATCCCTTCCATAATAAGACTGCCGAGACCGGGCCAGGTGAAAACGGTTTCCACGATGACCGTTCCGCCCAGAAGAGAGCCGAGGGAAATACCGGTGAGCGTAATCACCGTTACCATAATATTTTTCAATACATTCTTATACAAAATGGTCGTTTCGGAAAGTCCGCGGGAACGAAGTCCCACCACATACCCCTTGCCCAGCTCATCAAGCATGGCGGCACGAATCTGCCGGATATAACGGGACGACATGACCAGCGCCAGCGTAAGCGCAGGAAGGATAAGGCCTATAGGCTTTGTCGTCGCCAGCACAGGAATCCACCCGAGACGGTAGGAAAAAATAAACATGAGGCAAAGGGCGATGATAAAGTTAGGAAGAGCATTTCCCACAAACGCCATGACACGGACCACATAATCAAACTTGCTGTTCTGCATGGCCGCCGTGAGTATCCCTACGGGAATCGAAATGCCAAGGGTCAGCAAAAGAGAAGCGCCCGCCATTTTTAATGTATAAGGCAGCGCTTTCAAAATCTGATCCAGCACGTCAGCGTCAGTAATATATGATTTTCCCATATTGCCGTGAAGAATATTCCACAGCCAGTCACCGTACTGCACAAGAAGCGGACGGTCAAGACCCATGGATCTGCGCATGGACTCCATGATTTCAGGACTGACGGAAATACCGCCTGCCGACATACGCACGCTCACAGGATCGCTTGGCGATAAATAGATTAAAAGGAACGCAAGAAAAGTAATCCCCAGCAGTACGGGGATAAATTGCAAAACACGTCTGATAATGCTTCGCCGCATTCGTTTGCTTTTCATGTAAATTCCATCCTTACCGATTCAGCAGTCGCTTAATCTGCGAATAAATTTCAATTCGCCCTACAGCATATCATACTTTCTAATTGTTATCAAATAAAAGGTGGGTTTCTTTTATTGTCTCCGCAGT from Dialister invisus DSM 15470 includes:
- a CDS encoding ABC transporter permease; this translates as MDLFAKRISKSMWCLLGIILFIILFSLISPYLAPNDPYLTHSDNILAAPDMNHLFGTDNHGRDVLSRVMVGSRSSIFAAFAIIACAGTLGSFVGLMGGYFGGKTDACLMRVTDVFLAFPDILLAIAVAGILGGSLLNAMFALVLTAWTQYARLARSSTIAIKEETFIHAARLGGCSDREIIFLHILPNIAGPLIVTATLHVSGMMMGLAGLSFLGLGVQVPEAEWGSMISEGRYCLQNAPWVALAPSAVMVSVMLVFNLFGDQVRDLLDPKNEK
- the nikB gene encoding nickel ABC transporter permease codes for the protein MKSKRMRRSIIRRVLQFIPVLLGITFLAFLLIYLSPSDPVSVRMSAGGISVSPEIMESMRRSMGLDRPLLVQYGDWLWNILHGNMGKSYITDADVLDQILKALPYTLKMAGASLLLTLGISIPVGILTAAMQNSKFDYVVRVMAFVGNALPNFIIALCLMFIFSYRLGWIPVLATTKPIGLILPALTLALVMSSRYIRQIRAAMLDELGKGYVVGLRSRGLSETTILYKNVLKNIMVTVITLTGISLGSLLGGTVIVETVFTWPGLGSLIMEGISQRDYPVVQAVIVWMASAFMVVNLLTDISYTVFNPKIKDI